A genomic region of Phragmites australis chromosome 2, lpPhrAust1.1, whole genome shotgun sequence contains the following coding sequences:
- the LOC133905167 gene encoding uncharacterized protein LOC133905167, whose protein sequence is MSAGTGGPATAVRLRVAWRVVRAAELLALAVLFSRSFPRLPCAAAAASSVLRLAASLLLHPRSIFLLANAIVLALLALSRRDISSSSPSHAPSSNHDSQDQFLPFPAQRLLLPPITEAPVPEEEEEVVFEDKQAVHVTTVRAPPPRRSRSEKAAGGGGRGRAASPELRRAESENGRRRRSKSAAAPEEWGAEDEEAFRRAVEAFIAKQQTRFHREESLVAVARDDAPAIAGAMAAVK, encoded by the coding sequence ATGTCTGCCGGTACCGGGGGGCCGGCCACCGCCGTGCGGCTCCGCGTCGCGTGGCGCGTCGTGCGCGCGGCGGAGCTCCTGGCCCTGGCTGTGCTCTTCTCCCGCTCCTTCCCTCGCCTCCCctgcgccgcggcggcggcctcctccgtcctccgcctcgccgcctccctcctcctccacccccgCTCCATCTTCCTCCTCGCCAACGCCATCGTGCTCGCCCTCCTTGCGCTGTCTCGCCGCGACATCTCCTCGTCCTCCCCTTCACATGCGCCATCCTCCAACCACGACTCGCAAGACCAGTTCCTCCCTTTCCCGGCGCAgaggctgctgctgccgccgatCACCGAGGCGCCGGtccccgaggaggaggaggaggtggtgttCGAGGACAAGCAGGCGGTGCACGTGACGACGGTGCGCGCCCCGCCACCGCGGCGCAGCAGGTCGGAGAAGgccgctggcggcggcgggagggggcGGGCGGCGTCGCCGGAGCTGCGGCGGGCGGAGTCGGAGAACGGGCGTCGTCGGCGGTCGaagtcggcggcggcgccggaggagtGGGGCgcagaggacgaggaggcgttCCGGCGGGCGGTGGAGGCGTTCATAGCCAAGCAGCAGACGCGGTTCCACCGCGAGGAGTCCTTGGTCGCCGTCGCCAGGGACGATGCTCCAGCGATCGCCGGAGCCATGGCTGCAGTGAAGTGA